The bacterium genomic sequence TGCCGCCGGTGCTGACCACGTCGTCGACGACGGCCACGCGTCTTCCGCGGACGCGGTGCGCGTCGGCTCCGTCCAGGACGAGCGTTTGCACCGTCGCGGTGGTGATGGACTTCACCTGGACGGTCAGGGCTTCTTTCATATAGCTTTTCACGCTCTTGCGGCACACGGCATACGGGAAGTACCGGCCGGCCCGTTCGTCGGACAGGTAGGTCGCCACCATGTGCGCGAGCGGGAGGGCCTTCGCCTCCACGGAGACGATGCAGTCGAACGAGAGCGGACGCAGCCGGTCCGCCAG encodes the following:
- a CDS encoding phosphoribosyltransferase family protein — translated: MRYEGQEYYEIAVAGLRRRLPVVPINDSLWIAAFVLWGDVELTNACARLLADRLRPLSFDCIVSVEAKALPLAHMVATYLSDERAGRYFPYAVCRKSVKSYMKEALTVQVKSITTATVQTLVLDGADAHRVRGRRVAVVDDVVSTGGSLRAVDELLERVDADVVARAAVLLEEGGYQDPHLIHLGTLPIFTK